The following proteins are co-located in the Amyelois transitella isolate CPQ chromosome W, ilAmyTran1.1, whole genome shotgun sequence genome:
- the LOC106140585 gene encoding uncharacterized protein LOC106140585 has protein sequence MSQNARPTYPQLEALVNFLEENPGIAKGHLRSAQAKWETKRKWEEITITLNAMGGTQKDAKGWTKFWTDKKYALKKVLGQRNADANRTGGGRPANLPPLTCIEERMVAILGGRGFAEGDSQFSVPILPSQDQPSTSQPLPASVTSTPLGQQEDSIVLPLPGSPAHSPLLASMQSTPRRSPRIRAWLSRQAARTTVDRHSRSQLQIERDRLVSIEEKRVEAELLQARALQENMSGLAAACNNIAEAISIFGERLVNVVESFMQSH, from the exons ATGAGTCAAAATGCAAGGCCTACATATCCCCAGTTGGAAGCTTTGGTGAATTTTTTGGAGGAAAATCCAGGAATAGCTAAAGGTCATCTGCGTTCCGCTCAAGCAAAGTGGGAGACTAAAAGAAAATGGGAAGAAATTACCATTACGCTAAATGCTATGGGAGGGACGCAAAAAGATGCCAAAGGTTGGACAAAG TTTTGGACTGACAAAAAATATGCCCTAAAGAAAGTTTTAGGGCAGCGGAATGCTGATGCCAACCGAACCGGAGGTGGTAGACCTGCCAACTTACCTCCACTCACATGTATAGAGGAGAGAATGGTTGCTATTCTTGGTGGCAGGGGTTTTGCAGAAGGGGACTCTCAGTTCAGTGTTCCAATACTACCATCTCAg gACCAACCATCAACCAGCCAGCCATTGCCAGCCAGTGTAACATCAACACCACTAGGACAACAGGAAGATTCTATCGTCTTACCTCTACCGGGAAGTCCAGCCCACTCTCCACTTTTAGCCTCTATGCAATCTA ccCCGAGAAGAAGCCCTCGAATTCGAGCCTGGTTGAGTCGTCAAGCTGCCAGAACAACAGTAGACCGACATAGTCGATCTCAACTTCAAATTGAAAGAGATCGCCTTGTTTCCATTGAAGAGAAGCGGGTGGAGGCAGAGCTTCTTCAGGCTAGAGCGTTGCAAGAGAATATGTCTGGACTTGCTGCAGCTTGCAATAATATAGCTGAAGCCATATCAATATTTGGGGAAAGACTGGTCAATGTTGTAGAATCTTTTATGCAATCACATTAA
- the LOC106140586 gene encoding uncharacterized protein LOC106140586 has protein sequence MKDSNITQRLKRKRCECGGQTSDESKIVKFINIITEWRQESDSKLSQINTSMQDLMRQNSEILASHSELEKSIEFLSIKYDEVLQQLSGQQAQSHATLEHIAKLETITEDMDRRSRSNTLELRNIRLSNNNPSLDDMLTVTTRIFNELSINMSTSDIYDIYRLPSKTDNTTIICRLNSMILKTKVLQAFKEYNKRNPNNRLNSTIVGGTQHPIYIGEHLTAQARRIFYLAREYAKTGNYKYCWTSGGRVLLRKEDNTKAVVVSSESQLSGAQPKN, from the coding sequence ATGAAGGATAGTAATATAACCCAGCGATTGAAAAGGAAAAGATGTGAATGCGGCGGGCAAACCTCTGATGAGTCCAAAATTGTCAAATTCATTAATATCATAACCGAATGGCGTCAGGAATCTGATTCTAAATTatcacaaataaatacttctaTGCAGGACCTCATGCGGCAAAACTCAGAAATACTTGCGTCGCATAGCGAATTGGAAAAATCAATTGAGTTTTTATCCATAAAATATGACGAAGTTCTCCAACAGCTCAGCGGACAGCAAGCTCAGTCACACGCAACTCTCGAGCATATAGCTAAGTTGGAAACCATCACTGAAGATATGGACCGACGCTCCCGATCAAACACATTAGAATTACGTAATATTAGACTCTCGAATAATAATCCATCGCTAGACGACATGCTTACCGTTACTACACGCATTTTCAACGAGCTCTCGATTAATATGTCTACATCGGACATTTACGATATTTACCGTCTGCCCTCCAAGACGGACAACACTACTATTATCTGCAGACTTAACTCGATGATTTTGAAAACCAAGGTCCTGCAGGCTTTCAAGGAATATAACAAGCGCAACCCCAACAATAGACTCAACTCAACCATTGTGGGAGGTACGCAGCACCCAATCTACATCGGCGAGCACCTGACGGCACAAGCACGGCGGATTTTCTACCTGGCCCGCGAGTATGCAAAAACTGGTAACTACAAGTATTGCTGGACCTCTGGCGGGCGAGTCCTACTAAGGAAAGAGGACAACACCAAGGCGGTCGTCGTGTCTTCCGAGAGTCAACTTTCCGGGGCCCAGCCAAAAAACTAG
- the LOC106140587 gene encoding putative nuclease HARBI1 has translation MSQQSVSRCIKEVTDAFNQIVILQKYIKFPTNFNERNAIKMKFYEKYGIPGVIGCVDGTHVAMVRPSENEDWYFNRKHYHSRNVQIICDFDLNIISVDACFGGATHDSHILNQHAIKNHLIYLVNQGETVCLLGDSGYAQREYMMTPIVNAAAGSSEEYYTEIHCSARNRVERTIGLLKARWRCLLKHRVLHYKPDMVSKIINACCVLHNMCNTARIPSPSEVNPLLSSGTAQQPSSEPAPSAAAHAHSPGATLELRRGVEARQRIVNTLWTRRRTN, from the exons ATGTCACAGCAGTCAGTCTCAAGGTGTATCAAAGAGGTGACCGATGCGTTCAACCAAATAGTAattctacaaaaatatataaagttccctactaattttaatgaacGGAATGCTATAAAGATGAA attctatgaaaaatatggAATACCGGGTGTTATTGGTTGCGTAGATGGAACACATGTGGCCATGGTAAGACCGTCAGAGAATGAGGATTGGTATTTCAACCGAAAACACTACCATTCCAGAAATGTGCAAATT ATATGTGATTTTGatctaaatattataagtgtAGATGCGTGTTTTGGTGGTGCTACCCATGATTCACACATCTTAAACCAACATGCGATCAAAAATCACCTAATTTATTTAGTGAACCAAGGGGAGACAGTGTGTTTGTTAG GTGACTCAGGGTATGCACAAAGAGAGTACATGATGACACCAATTGTCAATGCTGCAGCTGGTTCTTCAGAGGAATACTATACAGAAATACACTGTTCAGCTCGTAACAGAGTGGAACGAACAATAGGGTTATTAAAGGCACGCTGGCGGTGTTTGCTGAAGCATAGGGTGCTTCATTATAAACCAGACAtggtttcaaaaataataaacgcaTGTTGTGTGCTACATAATATGTGTAACACAGCACGCATCCCCTCCCCCAGCGAAGTTAACCCCTTGCTGTCGTCCGGCACCGCGCAGCAGCCATCGTCGGAGCCCGCGCCAAGCGCCGCCGCGCATGCGCACAGCCCTGGAGCCACGCTGGAACTGCGCAGAGGAGTTGAAGCCCGGCAACGCATAGTTAATACGTTGTGGACGAGGAGacgaacaaattaa